One window from the genome of Cyclobacterium amurskyense encodes:
- a CDS encoding 2OG-Fe(II) oxygenase — protein MRNFGSDLLDCLNLIKGNGSFVTTHSSPFVFPGLSVLGQGEIAYPINELQANALIQAAEKASFGKGSQTIIDETVRRAWEIDAENLLFNGQQWDQFLQKALNTIKPQLGIEDLEVEARLYKMLVYEKGDFFLSHRDTEKEKGMFGTLIIGLPSKHRGGELLVRFDGEEQCVNLAEEAGNYRIPYVAFYADCEHEIKPMKEGYRVCLVYNLIQKKSEKAIRLEPLGEHVSKLATILKAGVGNRSFSPGIVLLGHQYTPENFSQNQLKLNDRTRATALIRAAAEAGYYAKMCLVTSQLSGIPAYDGYGWDETPDDNVEMGEVYDGIVTIEHWLEEGPPPLRSIEVDEDELLTTFKLNEGDPVEKENTGYMGNYGPDLMHWYHYGAIVFWSKEYQEEMLLKEDIPNQLEWLGYYNTKRRHLSGKETAICESILKSVLNKQGTALKAQYHVIADWVTGSRDETTFKTLGYPLLKRYFQQIQPDYWVKLVATYPSKHFDLLFKQIGQQGNVSHLHHLLEILIELTNMSNSNNLLASQMEALPEYFSNAAQRQEKPLVNGTALTILFNIEKLLPQQKEWVDRMVALLCENNERKYINEVLVPVVLNPEFGTSFSKALLSFTKKNLQYRVDNKPQPPANWSRPVPKKQKNLRIWKLLESFLESPVEQVFDFRKNKQERTEMEDAIAGVTVDLRTETIRKGSPYTLRLFKTEDAYDKQIREWYEDVVLLEQVKKMVN, from the coding sequence ATGCGAAATTTTGGTTCCGATTTGTTAGATTGCCTTAACCTAATCAAAGGTAATGGCTCTTTTGTCACCACTCACTCATCCCCTTTTGTATTTCCCGGTCTTTCAGTATTAGGGCAGGGAGAAATTGCTTATCCCATCAACGAACTACAGGCCAATGCATTGATTCAGGCCGCAGAAAAAGCATCTTTCGGTAAAGGTTCCCAAACTATTATTGATGAAACTGTGCGGAGGGCATGGGAGATCGACGCTGAAAATCTGCTGTTTAACGGGCAGCAATGGGACCAATTTTTACAAAAGGCGCTGAACACCATCAAACCACAGTTAGGTATTGAAGATTTGGAGGTAGAAGCCCGTCTTTACAAAATGCTGGTTTATGAAAAAGGGGATTTCTTTCTTTCGCACAGGGACACTGAAAAGGAGAAAGGGATGTTTGGAACGTTGATTATTGGCCTGCCCTCAAAACATAGGGGTGGTGAACTTCTGGTTCGTTTTGACGGAGAAGAACAATGTGTGAATTTGGCAGAGGAGGCAGGAAACTACCGGATACCTTATGTGGCGTTTTATGCGGATTGCGAGCACGAAATCAAACCAATGAAGGAAGGCTATAGGGTATGCCTAGTATATAACCTAATCCAAAAAAAATCGGAAAAGGCCATTCGTCTGGAACCTCTTGGCGAACATGTATCAAAGTTGGCCACCATTTTAAAGGCAGGTGTAGGGAATCGATCCTTTTCTCCAGGAATCGTTTTGTTGGGACACCAATACACACCAGAAAATTTTTCACAGAACCAGTTAAAACTGAATGACCGAACCAGGGCGACGGCACTGATCCGGGCGGCGGCTGAGGCCGGGTATTATGCTAAAATGTGCCTAGTTACTTCTCAGTTATCCGGAATTCCTGCTTATGATGGATATGGTTGGGATGAAACACCGGATGACAATGTGGAAATGGGTGAAGTGTATGACGGCATAGTTACTATCGAGCATTGGCTGGAGGAGGGCCCACCTCCCCTTCGTAGTATTGAAGTGGATGAAGACGAATTGCTGACCACCTTCAAGCTGAATGAGGGGGATCCGGTAGAAAAGGAAAACACGGGTTATATGGGGAATTATGGGCCCGATCTGATGCACTGGTATCATTATGGGGCAATAGTTTTTTGGTCCAAAGAATACCAAGAGGAAATGTTGCTGAAGGAGGATATACCCAATCAGCTAGAATGGTTGGGTTATTACAATACAAAAAGGAGACATCTCTCCGGGAAAGAAACAGCAATCTGCGAGTCAATCCTGAAAAGTGTGCTAAATAAGCAGGGTACAGCACTTAAAGCTCAATACCATGTTATTGCGGATTGGGTAACAGGATCTAGGGATGAAACTACCTTTAAAACCTTGGGCTATCCCTTACTTAAACGCTACTTTCAACAAATTCAACCAGATTATTGGGTAAAGCTCGTAGCAACATATCCTTCCAAGCATTTCGATCTACTATTCAAACAGATTGGTCAACAAGGGAATGTATCCCATTTGCACCACCTTCTGGAAATTCTGATTGAACTGACAAATATGTCCAATAGTAACAATCTTCTAGCCTCCCAAATGGAGGCTTTACCCGAATATTTCTCTAACGCTGCTCAACGGCAGGAAAAGCCTCTGGTGAATGGCACAGCCCTGACAATTCTATTTAATATTGAAAAATTGCTGCCCCAGCAAAAAGAATGGGTTGATCGGATGGTTGCACTACTTTGCGAAAATAACGAAAGAAAATACATTAATGAAGTTCTTGTGCCGGTGGTCCTTAATCCGGAATTTGGCACCAGCTTTTCTAAAGCCCTACTTTCCTTTACAAAAAAGAATTTACAATATCGGGTCGACAACAAACCACAACCACCTGCTAATTGGTCACGGCCAGTACCTAAGAAACAAAAAAATCTGAGAATCTGGAAGTTGCTGGAGTCTTTTCTAGAATCTCCTGTTGAGCAGGTGTTTGATTTCCGCAAAAATAAACAGGAAAGAACGGAAATGGAAGATGCTATCGCAGGTGTTACGGTTGACCTTCGAACAGAAACCATCCGGAAAGGCTCCCCATATACACTGCGCCTGTTCAAAACGGAAGATGCATATGATAAGCAGATCAGGGAATGGTATGAAGATGTTGTTTTATTGGAGCAGGTCAAGAAAATGGTGAATTAA
- a CDS encoding nucleoside hydrolase: MKIKSTFTVKHGANYYQNKPLTFNKHKGTSLLNSICFLLSLFIGMSSAFSQEFPKLSDEILLSRLKPNTEKIKVVIDTDTYNEVDDQFAVVYALLSPEQMDVEAIYAAPYHNSRSNGPADGMEKSYKEILKLMDKMGMQHEDLVYRGSKEFLKNKNQPVESDAARDLVKRAMASEEPLYVLTLGAPTNVASAILMEPKIIEKIVVVWLGGKSLEWETAREFNLLQDMESSKLLFDSGVPLIQVPTEPVTSHLLTTIPELETYLQGKGPIGDYLIEIFKDYHDNHYAYSKIIWDIAVIAYVIDSSWFKTEIRHSPILTDQMTYSVDQSRHFIRLVTYLRRDKIFGDMFRKIQDHHK, encoded by the coding sequence ATGAAAATTAAAAGCACATTTACCGTAAAACATGGCGCCAACTATTATCAAAATAAGCCCCTAACTTTCAATAAGCATAAAGGGACATCTTTACTTAATTCCATTTGCTTTCTGCTCTCTTTGTTCATCGGAATGTCTTCAGCTTTTTCTCAAGAATTCCCCAAGCTCTCCGATGAAATCTTATTGTCAAGGTTAAAACCAAACACTGAGAAAATTAAAGTGGTGATAGATACAGATACTTATAATGAAGTTGATGATCAATTTGCGGTGGTGTATGCTTTGCTTTCCCCTGAGCAAATGGATGTAGAGGCCATATATGCAGCACCATATCATAACAGTCGTTCTAATGGGCCTGCAGATGGAATGGAAAAAAGTTATAAGGAAATCCTTAAGTTAATGGATAAAATGGGAATGCAACATGAGGATTTAGTTTACCGTGGGTCAAAGGAATTTCTCAAGAACAAAAACCAACCAGTGGAAAGTGATGCTGCCAGAGATCTGGTAAAAAGAGCCATGGCTTCTGAGGAACCATTGTATGTGCTTACCCTAGGCGCACCAACCAATGTGGCGTCTGCTATTTTGATGGAGCCTAAAATCATTGAAAAAATTGTTGTCGTTTGGCTAGGAGGAAAAAGTTTGGAATGGGAGACGGCCAGAGAGTTTAACCTATTACAAGACATGGAATCTTCAAAATTACTTTTTGATTCCGGCGTACCGCTAATTCAAGTTCCAACAGAGCCTGTAACCTCCCACCTACTCACAACTATTCCCGAACTGGAAACCTATCTTCAGGGAAAAGGGCCTATTGGTGATTATTTAATCGAGATATTTAAAGACTACCACGATAATCATTATGCTTATTCTAAAATTATTTGGGACATCGCTGTGATTGCGTATGTAATTGATTCTTCATGGTTCAAGACAGAAATTAGACACTCCCCTATTTTAACTGATCAAATGACCTATAGTGTGGACCAGTCAAGGCATTTCATCCGGCTGGTCACCTACCTAAGGCGCGACAAAATATTCGGAGACATGTTCAGAAAGATTCAGGACCATCACAAGTAG
- a CDS encoding nucleoside hydrolase, protein MKISVHKTPKGKFKNKLIEKPVFRSVLSLWFQVMVVVFAVSCKSESTEKEVVKNNESEPIKVIFETDMGNDIDDALALDMLYKFADQNKMEIVAINVNKNNKYAPLFIDQMNNWYGHPDIPIGTVTNGADSGGEARNFTQAAWEHQVGGKQAFPGTVPESNKFPDAVDLYREVLTKQADNTVTVVSVGFSTNLARLLESSSDDISELSGKDLVKEKVKLLSIMAGNFNENRMVEYNVKIDIKSAQKVFEDWPTPIVASPWELGHQIKYPASSIENDFKWAGDHPLVVAYENYLEMPYDRPTWDLTSAIYALEGGRDFFTSSKNGQISVDDEGYTNFVEMPNGKHRYLKVTPEQATALKKEFVNIITKKPLNRD, encoded by the coding sequence ATGAAAATTAGCGTACATAAAACACCAAAAGGAAAATTTAAAAATAAGTTAATCGAAAAACCAGTCTTCAGGTCGGTCCTTTCACTTTGGTTCCAAGTCATGGTGGTGGTTTTTGCTGTAAGCTGTAAATCTGAAAGCACCGAAAAAGAGGTGGTGAAAAATAATGAATCAGAACCTATAAAGGTTATTTTCGAAACTGATATGGGGAATGATATTGATGATGCCTTGGCCTTGGATATGTTGTACAAATTTGCAGACCAAAACAAAATGGAAATAGTAGCTATCAATGTTAATAAAAACAATAAATATGCTCCACTATTTATTGACCAGATGAATAACTGGTATGGTCATCCCGATATACCTATTGGTACTGTTACCAATGGTGCAGACTCAGGTGGTGAAGCTAGAAATTTTACTCAGGCTGCTTGGGAACATCAAGTGGGTGGGAAGCAAGCCTTTCCCGGAACAGTGCCAGAGAGCAATAAATTTCCTGATGCGGTAGATTTATACCGTGAGGTTTTGACCAAACAAGCAGATAACACTGTGACAGTTGTTTCGGTGGGTTTTTCAACAAATTTAGCCCGATTATTGGAATCTTCCTCTGATGATATTTCTGAATTATCAGGCAAAGACCTGGTGAAAGAAAAGGTTAAACTTCTCAGTATTATGGCAGGAAATTTTAATGAAAACCGGATGGTGGAATACAATGTGAAAATAGATATTAAATCAGCTCAAAAGGTTTTTGAGGATTGGCCTACACCTATTGTTGCCAGTCCATGGGAACTTGGACACCAAATAAAATACCCTGCTTCCAGTATAGAAAATGATTTTAAATGGGCGGGAGATCACCCTTTAGTGGTGGCTTATGAGAACTATTTGGAGATGCCATATGACAGGCCTACCTGGGACCTTACTTCGGCAATATACGCCTTAGAAGGTGGACGTGATTTTTTTACTTCTAGTAAGAATGGTCAAATTTCTGTCGATGATGAGGGGTATACTAATTTTGTGGAAATGCCTAATGGAAAACATAGATATCTAAAAGTTACTCCGGAGCAAGCCACGGCCTTAAAGAAAGAATTCGTAAATATCATTACAAAAAAACCCCTCAATAGAGATTGA
- a CDS encoding right-handed parallel beta-helix repeat-containing protein has translation MTPKLFLSIIALIFSYNFSVAQDEAPKESSEPNQSVFYIKDILQDGKGDFDPWNTERWAAWYNDKGALIRQFDVDTSVKFKSRKEPWLVKISEQFTNKSLFTIAKQGIVMDGNGLIMDVRTTNQSLPLDELYALRKEPWREGNELRGIFYNLPQVEGIQATQIKNFTFMGWKRGIKINGTGDQEQHRLIVENCIFTRNRIGFYTNGYNTLLKNCKLFENGYGAIYSGSRSRRNQFIDNVFRDNTLSQNQHSYGDFIGDTFFDSEISNNEFSKSQINTDQRRIGISMFRNMGESNNLREQMPHNNIISGNHFDGYSVAIHIGSRMGRETRNDITDEGRDYAFYNLISDNTIENSTIGIKINTEGNTIRGNSFSNVKEEIVLQCVFFKLENTTINYQKNDEVKLWYVTEDYAQYSDWFRFQDDLNGSIKKEEKLITVFSQRESPSFSQNQDENFKLNPVKASGKNLLEDYRLGVPMATATGEFSLDLPENEFVAIWDQPISRINEKDYYSILFFDKKGTEINRCGRSEVKWKEIAVGYFTKKDGEMEVAAIPAEAIDGKYPVYIFERGFKLPKEVRFKDNENPDISISKSNRHKLEISML, from the coding sequence ATGACACCAAAATTATTCTTATCAATAATAGCCCTTATTTTTAGCTACAATTTCAGTGTTGCCCAAGATGAAGCACCTAAGGAATCCTCCGAACCAAATCAAAGTGTTTTTTATATTAAGGATATTTTACAGGATGGAAAGGGGGATTTTGATCCTTGGAATACCGAACGTTGGGCTGCCTGGTACAATGATAAAGGAGCGTTGATCCGGCAGTTTGATGTGGATACTTCTGTTAAATTCAAATCAAGAAAAGAGCCTTGGTTGGTGAAGATTAGTGAGCAGTTTACCAATAAGTCTCTTTTTACCATCGCAAAACAAGGTATAGTAATGGATGGCAATGGATTGATTATGGATGTAAGAACCACCAACCAAAGCCTCCCTCTTGATGAATTGTATGCCTTAAGAAAAGAGCCGTGGAGAGAAGGTAATGAACTTCGTGGGATATTTTATAACCTTCCCCAAGTAGAAGGAATCCAAGCCACACAAATAAAGAATTTCACGTTTATGGGTTGGAAACGAGGCATTAAAATCAATGGCACAGGTGATCAGGAACAACACCGGTTGATTGTGGAGAATTGCATTTTTACTCGAAATAGGATAGGGTTCTATACCAATGGATACAATACCCTATTGAAGAATTGTAAGCTTTTTGAGAATGGTTATGGGGCCATTTATTCGGGAAGTCGCAGTCGGCGCAATCAATTTATAGACAATGTGTTTCGGGACAATACGCTAAGCCAAAATCAACATTCCTATGGGGATTTTATCGGTGACACTTTTTTTGACAGTGAAATAAGTAACAATGAATTTTCTAAATCCCAAATAAATACGGATCAAAGGAGAATTGGGATTTCAATGTTTAGGAACATGGGGGAAAGCAATAATTTGCGAGAGCAGATGCCTCACAATAACATTATCAGTGGCAACCATTTTGATGGCTATTCGGTAGCCATACATATAGGCTCACGCATGGGAAGAGAAACAAGAAATGACATTACAGACGAAGGACGTGACTATGCTTTTTATAACCTTATATCAGACAATACCATTGAGAATTCAACCATAGGAATAAAAATCAACACCGAAGGAAACACTATCAGAGGCAATTCCTTCAGCAATGTAAAAGAAGAAATTGTTTTGCAGTGCGTCTTTTTTAAACTTGAAAATACCACGATCAATTATCAAAAGAATGATGAAGTTAAACTTTGGTATGTTACGGAGGACTATGCTCAGTATTCGGATTGGTTCAGGTTTCAAGATGACCTGAATGGAAGTATCAAGAAGGAAGAGAAATTGATCACTGTGTTTTCGCAAAGGGAAAGTCCGAGTTTCTCGCAAAACCAAGATGAAAATTTTAAGCTTAACCCGGTAAAGGCCAGTGGTAAAAACCTCTTGGAAGACTACAGGCTAGGCGTTCCTATGGCCACTGCTACTGGAGAGTTCAGTTTGGATTTGCCAGAGAACGAGTTTGTTGCCATCTGGGATCAACCGATTTCGCGAATTAATGAAAAGGATTATTATAGCATTTTGTTTTTTGACAAGAAGGGAACAGAGATCAATAGGTGCGGAAGGTCTGAGGTGAAATGGAAAGAGATTGCAGTAGGATATTTCACTAAAAAAGATGGCGAAATGGAAGTTGCTGCCATTCCTGCAGAAGCAATTGATGGAAAATATCCAGTTTATATTTTTGAACGAGGATTCAAATTACCTAAGGAAGTTCGCTTTAAGGACAATGAGAACCCTGATATCTCAATATCTAAAAGCAATAGGCACAAATTAGAGATAAGTATGCTTTAA
- a CDS encoding CehA/McbA family metallohydrolase domain-containing protein has translation MSTTTKILKWFKYLFLGTMVLLLLLILVKISPALWNRWVTYPGLEQARNELWQQYRKPPQVIPMPLYQGVVHSHTFWSHDSRGLLPEIMDGAKKAELQFIFNSDHKRNQLDTFPRGYQGVYDGIIIESGTEHSSGLMISPFDSTVIDWDRPEAEVIHDVVENDGLAIYVHSEDEHDWENPDYQAMEIYNIHTDMKDEEGIFPILVNRLLNPKKYTHWMFRDLYDEQTEILANWDRLNQNRKIVGVAGVDAHNNQSFRARHLEDEKIEWVGPNADTLVIREANWFDKLLMGEPDKYGWAFKWELDPYFNSYNHANNYVYCDTLTNVNIRDHIKLGHVFVSFESLAKGEGFQYFAVNQTDSLTAILGDSVNLAAVNNLKAISPFPVKFQLYQNGELIDETEEKYDYEYRIRDKGNYRIVARVDLKAEWIPWIYTNPIYVY, from the coding sequence ATGAGTACTACAACCAAAATATTAAAATGGTTTAAGTATTTGTTCTTAGGGACAATGGTACTTCTTCTATTGCTGATCCTGGTAAAAATCAGCCCGGCCCTTTGGAACCGTTGGGTAACTTATCCTGGATTAGAACAGGCAAGGAACGAACTATGGCAGCAATACCGGAAACCTCCACAGGTAATACCAATGCCGCTGTACCAGGGAGTTGTTCATTCCCATACTTTTTGGTCCCACGACAGTCGGGGTTTACTACCTGAAATAATGGATGGGGCCAAAAAAGCCGAACTTCAGTTCATTTTTAACTCAGACCATAAACGCAATCAGCTAGATACTTTTCCTAGGGGATATCAGGGAGTTTATGATGGCATCATCATAGAATCCGGTACAGAACATAGCTCCGGGCTGATGATCAGCCCTTTTGACAGCACTGTAATTGACTGGGACAGGCCTGAAGCTGAGGTTATTCACGATGTAGTTGAAAACGATGGATTGGCCATTTATGTACATTCTGAAGATGAGCATGATTGGGAGAATCCTGATTATCAAGCGATGGAAATTTACAATATCCATACAGACATGAAGGATGAAGAAGGGATATTCCCCATTCTTGTCAACAGATTATTGAATCCAAAAAAATACACCCATTGGATGTTTAGGGACCTTTATGATGAACAAACGGAAATATTGGCCAACTGGGACCGTCTAAACCAAAACCGGAAAATTGTAGGAGTGGCCGGAGTAGACGCACACAACAATCAAAGTTTCAGGGCCAGGCATCTTGAGGACGAAAAAATAGAATGGGTTGGCCCCAATGCTGACACCTTGGTGATAAGAGAAGCCAATTGGTTTGATAAATTGCTAATGGGAGAACCTGACAAATACGGTTGGGCCTTTAAATGGGAGTTGGATCCCTATTTCAACTCTTACAACCATGCCAATAACTATGTCTATTGCGACACCTTAACCAATGTCAATATTAGGGACCACATTAAATTGGGACATGTTTTTGTGTCCTTTGAAAGCCTGGCTAAAGGGGAAGGCTTTCAGTATTTTGCGGTAAATCAAACGGATAGCCTTACAGCCATTTTGGGAGATTCTGTAAATCTGGCAGCAGTCAATAATTTGAAGGCAATTTCTCCATTTCCGGTAAAATTTCAGCTTTACCAGAATGGAGAGCTTATAGACGAGACTGAGGAAAAATACGATTATGAATATAGGATTCGAGACAAAGGGAATTACCGGATAGTGGCAAGAGTTGACCTGAAAGCCGAATGGATTCCCTGGATTTATACCAATCCCATTTATGTGTATTGA
- a CDS encoding DUF1761 domain-containing protein produces MDMVSAFANINWLSVIVASISSFLVGGIWYGPLFGKAWMHAFRFTKSDLNTKNMPKVFGLSLLLAFVAALNLELFIGVNADMSYGLIAGFLAGFGWVATLLGILYLFENRSFKAFLINAGYCILALTLMGGILGAW; encoded by the coding sequence ATGGATATGGTATCAGCTTTTGCAAACATCAATTGGTTATCGGTCATAGTCGCCTCAATATCCTCCTTCTTGGTAGGAGGGATTTGGTATGGACCATTATTTGGTAAGGCCTGGATGCATGCATTTAGATTTACGAAATCGGACTTGAATACTAAGAATATGCCTAAGGTATTTGGCTTGTCATTATTATTGGCCTTTGTTGCTGCGTTGAACCTAGAGTTGTTTATTGGAGTAAATGCCGATATGTCCTATGGTCTGATTGCTGGATTCTTGGCAGGTTTTGGTTGGGTGGCTACTTTATTGGGAATCTTGTATCTATTTGAAAACCGGTCCTTCAAGGCATTCTTAATCAATGCAGGTTATTGCATCCTTGCTCTTACTTTAATGGGAGGGATTCTAGGGGCTTGGTGA
- a CDS encoding type II toxin-antitoxin system RelE/ParE family toxin: protein MKVIWSDFAESQLDEIYDYYKKNASPSIANKLVKEIINEAQKLRKAPLIGQVEEFLKHRKIKYRYFIFKNYKIIYSEDLQEGLIRIYDVFDTRQNPPKLKRNG, encoded by the coding sequence ATGAAAGTTATTTGGTCTGACTTTGCTGAATCTCAACTTGACGAAATCTATGATTATTATAAAAAAAATGCAAGTCCAAGCATTGCGAACAAACTTGTAAAAGAAATAATAAATGAGGCGCAAAAGTTAAGAAAAGCTCCTTTAATTGGACAAGTAGAAGAATTTTTAAAACACAGAAAAATTAAATATCGTTACTTTATTTTTAAAAACTACAAGATAATTTACTCTGAAGATTTGCAAGAAGGGTTAATAAGAATTTATGATGTTTTTGACACCCGCCAAAATCCTCCAAAACTGAAACGAAATGGATAA
- a CDS encoding DUF6597 domain-containing transcriptional factor — MPLERHLLKGILNQYIEAIFHLTDYMPDHSIERVVPTGHVFIIFELDGFQRSTYDNETLEPIATFKEVWVSGMQKNHISISAHQQSELFVIQFKAFGAYPFFHFPIHELNDSVISGKAVFGEEILALRKEILTRKTTEEKFQSAENWLLNRFRQDKIPPTDLLEVLEKLQNEPVINSVEIFEGYSKSQKHLIDQFKKYVGLTPKYYQRMLRFNEILRQIHQANKIEWAQVAYQMEYTDQSHFIKEFKHFSGINPQKFIQQGFQEGTNFFPLDKKG; from the coding sequence GTGCCACTTGAAAGACACCTACTCAAAGGAATATTAAATCAATACATCGAGGCCATATTTCATTTGACGGATTATATGCCGGATCACTCCATTGAACGGGTGGTTCCCACTGGACACGTATTTATTATTTTTGAGTTAGATGGCTTCCAAAGAAGTACCTATGACAATGAAACCTTGGAACCGATTGCCACTTTTAAGGAAGTTTGGGTTTCAGGTATGCAAAAAAATCATATTTCCATTTCTGCACACCAACAGTCCGAATTGTTTGTAATCCAATTTAAAGCTTTTGGCGCCTATCCGTTTTTTCACTTTCCCATACATGAGTTGAATGATAGCGTTATTTCCGGGAAGGCGGTGTTTGGTGAAGAAATACTTGCTTTAAGGAAGGAGATATTGACCCGGAAAACGACTGAAGAAAAGTTTCAAAGTGCTGAGAACTGGTTGCTCAACAGGTTTCGGCAAGATAAAATCCCTCCGACTGACTTATTAGAGGTTTTGGAAAAGCTACAGAATGAACCGGTAATCAATTCGGTAGAAATTTTTGAAGGCTATTCAAAATCTCAAAAACACCTGATAGATCAATTCAAAAAGTATGTGGGTTTGACGCCCAAATATTATCAACGCATGCTTCGTTTCAATGAAATTTTACGGCAAATCCATCAAGCTAACAAAATAGAATGGGCGCAGGTTGCTTATCAAATGGAATACACAGACCAGTCACATTTCATCAAGGAATTTAAGCATTTTTCAGGAATTAATCCGCAGAAATTTATTCAACAAGGTTTTCAAGAGGGAACGAATTTTTTTCCACTGGATAAGAAAGGTTAA
- a CDS encoding glycerophosphodiester phosphodiesterase: protein MKNLFILLIGSFILLLPITCYPQLPPPKNGNTYVIAHRGAHEGIPENSLPAYQKAIDLGCDFVEIDIRTTRDKQFVSVHNSSINAYVDGKSGNVKDMRLAELKALDIGKKISGEWQNTRIPTFEEILKLCQNKIGIYLDLKDAAPEALLPLIRKYNMEENIVWFIWGDDDENISKVRQNCPNCFLMPDPGKESNLNAVLAKYQPKVVASGMKNCSLSFCKTVHEQEAIVFVDESKDNLEDLKLEWTKMIEWGIDGIQTDKPKALISFLKNLN, encoded by the coding sequence ATGAAAAATCTGTTTATACTTTTAATTGGCTCGTTTATACTACTGCTTCCAATCACCTGTTACCCACAATTGCCTCCACCAAAAAATGGCAACACTTATGTAATTGCACACAGGGGCGCACATGAAGGTATTCCTGAGAATTCACTCCCAGCCTACCAAAAAGCCATCGATCTGGGCTGTGATTTTGTAGAAATAGACATTAGGACAACCCGTGACAAACAATTCGTAAGTGTGCACAACAGCAGCATTAACGCATATGTGGACGGCAAATCTGGAAATGTTAAAGACATGCGTCTGGCTGAATTGAAAGCCTTGGATATTGGTAAAAAGATTAGTGGGGAATGGCAAAACACCCGAATACCTACCTTTGAAGAAATCCTCAAGCTTTGCCAGAATAAAATAGGGATTTACCTTGACCTCAAAGATGCAGCTCCTGAGGCATTGCTCCCATTGATTCGGAAGTATAATATGGAGGAAAATATTGTCTGGTTTATCTGGGGAGATGATGATGAAAACATTTCAAAAGTCCGGCAAAACTGCCCCAACTGTTTCCTCATGCCTGATCCGGGAAAAGAAAGTAACCTAAATGCTGTTTTGGCCAAATACCAACCGAAGGTGGTCGCTAGTGGAATGAAAAATTGTAGCCTTTCTTTCTGTAAAACAGTACATGAACAAGAGGCTATCGTATTTGTGGATGAAAGCAAAGACAACCTGGAAGATTTAAAGCTTGAATGGACAAAAATGATTGAATGGGGAATTGATGGTATTCAAACAGATAAACCCAAGGCACTAATCAGCTTTCTCAAAAATTTAAATTAA